In Rattus norvegicus strain BN/NHsdMcwi chromosome 1, GRCr8, whole genome shotgun sequence, a genomic segment contains:
- the Clcf1 gene encoding cardiotrophin-like cytokine factor 1 isoform 2 (isoform 2 is encoded by transcript variant 2), with amino-acid sequence MFCNCPTELCCLPELSPGLHSQRPPSTSPAWSPGSSGSSSSLPCPMVGILHPDNQHVPPEWLLRGFSLSTPLHRRTHHPTASPVFSMQMTLAGKTREVCDQRPPMSGVKSNRSFGRRYLSGDSWQLCSAPSPLPSPFHS; translated from the coding sequence ATGTTCTGCAACTGCCCCACGGAGCTCTGCTGCCTCCCTGAGCTCTCCCCTGGCCTGCACTCTCAGAGGCCACCTTCTACCTCTCCAGCCTGGTCTCCTGGCTCCTCCGgctcctcttcttctctgcccTGCCCTATGGTGGGCATTCTTCACCCAGACAATCAGCACGTCCCTCCTGAGTGGCTCCTtcgtggtttttctctttctacacCTCTCCATAGGAGAACTCATCACCCCACTGCTTCACCTGTCTTCTCCATGCAAATGACACTTGCTGGAAAAACTCGGGAGGTCTGTGACCAGAGGCCTCCCATGTCAGGGGTCAAGAGCAATAGAAGCTTTGGGAGGAGGTATCTCTCTGGTGACAGCTGGCAGCTCTGCTCTGCCCCTTCCCCATTGCCCTCTCCTTTTCACAGCTGA
- the Clcf1 gene encoding cardiotrophin-like cytokine factor 1 isoform 1 precursor (isoform 1 precursor is encoded by transcript variant 1), translating to MDLRAGDSWGMLACLCTVLWHLPAVPALNRTGDPGPGPSIQKTYDLTRYLEHQLRSLAGTYLNYLGPPFNEPDFNPPRLGAETLPRATVNLEVWRSLNDRLRLTQNYEAYSHLLCYLRGLNRQAATAELRRSLAHFCTSLQGLLGSIAGVMATLGYPLPQPLPGTEPAWAPGPAHSDFLQKMDDFWLLKELQTWLWRSAKDFNRLKKKMQPPAASVTLHLEAHGF from the exons ATGGACCTCCGAGCAG GGGACTCGTGGGGGATGTTAGCTTGCCTCTGCACGGTGCTGTGGCACCTCCCTGCAGTGCCAGCTCTTAATCGAACAGGAGATCCAGGCCCTGGCCCCTCCATCCAGAAAACCTATGACCTCACCCGCTACCTGGAGCATCAACTCCGCAGCTTAGCTGGGACCTAC CTGAACTACCTGGGGCCCCCTTTCAACGAGCCTGACTTCAATCCTCCTCGGCTGGGGGCAGAAACTCTGCCCAGGGCCACGGTCAACTTGGAAGTGTGGCGAAGCCTCAATGACAGGCTACGGCTGACCCAGAACTATGAGGCCTACAGTCACCTCCTGTGTTACTTGCGTGGCCTCAACCGTCAAGCTGCCACAGCTGAACTACGACGTAGTCTGGCCCATTTCTGTACCAGTCTCCAGGGCCTGCTGGGAAGCATTGCAGGTGTCATGGCAACTCTTGGCTACCCATTACCCCAGCCTCTGCCAGGGACTGAGCCAGCCTGGGCCCCTGGCCCTGCCCACAGCGACTTCCTCCAGAAGATGGATGACTTCTGGCTGCTGAAGGAGCTGCAGACCTGGCTATGGCGTTCAGCCAAAGACTTCAACCGGCTTAAGAAGAAGATGCAACCTCCAGCAGCTTCAGTCACCCTGCACTTGGAGGCCCATGGTTTCTGA
- the Clcf1 gene encoding cardiotrophin-like cytokine factor 1 isoform X1 yields MPKTRLIAVENLLTDTHARTVLADRPPHTLLTTSLSPPPSPPPSIWSLSLTPFLAQGGDRHLRGCQLFPHVGLGPPSYFLPILSTGDSWGMLACLCTVLWHLPAVPALNRTGDPGPGPSIQKTYDLTRYLEHQLRSLAGTYLNYLGPPFNEPDFNPPRLGAETLPRATVNLEVWRSLNDRLRLTQNYEAYSHLLCYLRGLNRQAATAELRRSLAHFCTSLQGLLGSIAGVMATLGYPLPQPLPGTEPAWAPGPAHSDFLQKMDDFWLLKELQTWLWRSAKDFNRLKKKMQPPAASVTLHLEAHGF; encoded by the exons ATGCCAAAGACTCGGCTGATAGCAGTCGAGAATCTactgacagacacacatgccAGGACTGTTCTCGCAGACAGACCTCCACATACACTCTTGACCACAAGtctttcccctcctccatcccctccaCCTTCCATCTggtctctctccctcacccccttCCTAGCCCAAGGTGGGGACAGACACCTGAGGGGCTGCCAGCTGTTTCCCCACGTGGGCCTGGGCCCACCCTCATACTTCTTGCCCATCCTATCCACAGGGGACTCGTGGGGGATGTTAGCTTGCCTCTGCACGGTGCTGTGGCACCTCCCTGCAGTGCCAGCTCTTAATCGAACAGGAGATCCAGGCCCTGGCCCCTCCATCCAGAAAACCTATGACCTCACCCGCTACCTGGAGCATCAACTCCGCAGCTTAGCTGGGACCTAC CTGAACTACCTGGGGCCCCCTTTCAACGAGCCTGACTTCAATCCTCCTCGGCTGGGGGCAGAAACTCTGCCCAGGGCCACGGTCAACTTGGAAGTGTGGCGAAGCCTCAATGACAGGCTACGGCTGACCCAGAACTATGAGGCCTACAGTCACCTCCTGTGTTACTTGCGTGGCCTCAACCGTCAAGCTGCCACAGCTGAACTACGACGTAGTCTGGCCCATTTCTGTACCAGTCTCCAGGGCCTGCTGGGAAGCATTGCAGGTGTCATGGCAACTCTTGGCTACCCATTACCCCAGCCTCTGCCAGGGACTGAGCCAGCCTGGGCCCCTGGCCCTGCCCACAGCGACTTCCTCCAGAAGATGGATGACTTCTGGCTGCTGAAGGAGCTGCAGACCTGGCTATGGCGTTCAGCCAAAGACTTCAACCGGCTTAAGAAGAAGATGCAACCTCCAGCAGCTTCAGTCACCCTGCACTTGGAGGCCCATGGTTTCTGA